Proteins encoded together in one Peribacillus asahii window:
- a CDS encoding ABC transporter substrate-binding protein has translation MKKLASFILATGVIGSILTGCSDNKTAADSKEDTVLQYQGSPGIVGFPELAEDLGYLGDLKLDYIGDSTGGPESIQLTSTKQIDFGAAFNGAIIKSYSKNVKLKSVVGSYGSDENTYMGAYVLEGSPIKSGKDLIGKKVGVNILGAHAEFVIKDYLRQSGLTEKEIEQVTLVTIPMSNAEQALRNKQLDAAVFGGTASIARDRALEAGGIVELFKDIDVFGSEFTAGDYFFTEQYIKDNPNTVQQFTEGVAKAIEWAQTTPREEVIARFEKIINERGRKETTDNLKYWKSTGIAETGGVITPSEYDVWIDWLVRNGELKEGQVKAEDLYTNEYNPFAK, from the coding sequence ATGAAAAAATTAGCTTCATTTATTTTAGCAACCGGTGTAATCGGCAGTATTTTAACAGGCTGTTCAGATAATAAGACAGCTGCTGATTCTAAAGAAGATACAGTACTGCAATATCAAGGGTCGCCAGGTATCGTGGGCTTTCCTGAACTAGCAGAGGATTTAGGCTATTTAGGAGATTTAAAGTTGGATTATATAGGTGATAGCACTGGTGGACCGGAAAGCATTCAATTAACGTCGACAAAACAAATAGATTTTGGGGCCGCATTTAATGGAGCTATTATTAAATCTTATTCAAAAAATGTAAAATTAAAGTCCGTCGTTGGTTCTTATGGCAGTGATGAAAATACGTATATGGGTGCTTATGTACTTGAGGGGAGTCCGATTAAATCGGGGAAAGATTTAATTGGTAAAAAAGTGGGCGTGAATATTTTAGGGGCTCATGCGGAGTTTGTTATCAAAGATTATTTACGTCAAAGCGGCTTAACTGAAAAAGAAATTGAACAAGTGACACTAGTAACCATTCCGATGTCGAATGCAGAACAAGCGCTGCGAAATAAACAACTAGATGCGGCTGTATTTGGTGGTACTGCAAGTATTGCAAGAGATCGAGCTCTAGAAGCGGGAGGAATTGTAGAATTATTTAAAGACATTGATGTGTTTGGCTCGGAGTTTACGGCAGGTGATTATTTCTTTACAGAGCAGTATATCAAGGATAACCCAAATACTGTACAGCAATTTACGGAAGGGGTTGCCAAGGCTATTGAATGGGCACAAACAACACCTAGGGAAGAAGTCATTGCACGCTTTGAGAAAATTATCAATGAGCGCGGGCGAAAAGAAACGACTGATAACCTTAAATATTGGAAGAGTACAGGAATTGCGGAAACAGGCGGTGTCATTACACCATCCGAGTATGATGTTTGGATTGATTGGCTTGTCAGAAATGGTGAACTAAAAGAAGGTCAAGTGAAGGCGGAAGATTTATATACAAACGAATATAACCCGTTTGCTAAATAA
- a CDS encoding ABC transporter permease, translating into METIKSIQSAVEPRKPKLFVFSSLQKVFKQSIVLVALFLLWEISPRIGLVDPAFFPTFSSVVISWWNMVISGELFAHFMASITRSVSGFGLALLIAIPLGLMIGWYPLARELLNPVLELFRNTAALALLPVFMLLLGIGETSKIAIVLFACTWPILLNTIAAVGNVDPLLIKSARSMNLSSYQLFLKVILPASVPTIFTGIRMAGTGAILVLIAAEMVGAKEGLGYLITYSQYNFQIPEMYAGILTIALLGLLINQGLSMLERKFSKWKQPVNL; encoded by the coding sequence ATGGAGACAATAAAATCTATACAGTCAGCTGTAGAGCCGAGAAAACCAAAACTGTTTGTGTTTTCCAGCCTACAAAAGGTTTTCAAACAGTCTATTGTATTAGTGGCATTATTTTTACTATGGGAAATCTCACCACGAATTGGCTTAGTAGATCCGGCATTCTTTCCGACATTTTCTAGTGTAGTGATCTCTTGGTGGAATATGGTTATATCAGGTGAGCTTTTTGCTCATTTTATGGCGAGTATCACCCGTTCAGTGAGTGGGTTTGGGTTAGCATTGCTGATTGCCATTCCATTAGGGTTGATGATTGGTTGGTATCCATTAGCAAGAGAATTATTAAATCCAGTGTTAGAATTGTTCAGAAATACAGCGGCATTAGCTTTGCTTCCGGTATTTATGTTGCTGCTAGGAATCGGTGAAACGTCCAAAATTGCTATTGTATTATTCGCCTGCACATGGCCGATTCTCTTAAACACCATTGCTGCTGTAGGAAACGTAGATCCATTATTAATTAAATCAGCGCGTTCGATGAATCTCTCTTCTTATCAACTATTTCTTAAAGTGATTTTACCAGCATCCGTTCCAACTATTTTTACAGGGATTCGTATGGCAGGAACAGGAGCGATTTTAGTGTTAATCGCAGCAGAAATGGTCGGAGCAAAAGAAGGGTTAGGTTATTTAATTACGTATTCACAATACAACTTCCAAATTCCTGAAATGTACGCAGGTATTTTAACGATTGCTTTGTTAGGCTTACTCATCAATCAAGGCTTAAGCATGCTTGAGCGTAAATTTTCAAAATGGAAGCAGCCAGTAAATCTATGA
- a CDS encoding saccharopine dehydrogenase family protein → MGKALIIGCGGVASVAIHKCVQNSEVFEEICIASRTKSKCDALKEKLDGGKTKITTAQVDADNVDELIALIEEVKPDIVMNLALPYQDLTIMDACLATKTHYMDTANYEPEDTAKFEYKWQWEYRERFEKAGITALLGSGFDPGVTGVFSAYALKHHFDEIEYIDILDCNAGDHGYPFATNFNPEINIREVSANGRYWENGEWIETKPMEIKRVYNFPEVGEKDMYLLYHEELESLAVNIPGLKRIRFFMTFGQSYLTHLKCLENVGMTSIEPIEFEGKQIIPLQFLKAVLPDPASLGPRTKGKTNIGCIFKGKKDGKEKTYYVYNVCDHEECYKEVGSQAVSYTTGVPAMIGAAMIMTGKWNKPGVYNIEEFDPDPFMDALNKWGLPWKESFDPELVDSEPVKSVEPELAR, encoded by the coding sequence ATGGGAAAAGCACTTATTATTGGTTGTGGTGGAGTCGCTTCAGTTGCTATTCACAAATGTGTTCAAAATAGCGAAGTATTTGAGGAAATTTGTATCGCAAGTCGTACAAAATCTAAATGCGATGCTTTAAAAGAAAAACTAGATGGTGGAAAAACAAAAATTACAACTGCACAAGTTGATGCCGATAACGTGGATGAGTTAATTGCGTTAATTGAAGAAGTAAAACCAGACATCGTGATGAATCTAGCTTTACCTTATCAAGATTTAACAATCATGGATGCTTGTCTTGCAACAAAAACACACTATATGGATACAGCAAACTATGAGCCGGAAGATACAGCAAAATTTGAATACAAATGGCAATGGGAATATCGCGAACGTTTTGAAAAGGCTGGTATTACAGCTCTTTTAGGAAGCGGCTTCGATCCTGGTGTTACAGGTGTATTTTCTGCCTATGCATTGAAACATCACTTTGATGAAATTGAATATATCGATATTCTTGACTGCAATGCTGGAGATCATGGATATCCGTTTGCAACAAATTTCAATCCTGAAATCAATATCCGTGAAGTTTCTGCCAACGGAAGATATTGGGAAAATGGTGAATGGATCGAAACGAAACCAATGGAAATTAAACGCGTGTATAACTTCCCTGAAGTTGGCGAAAAAGATATGTATTTGTTATACCATGAAGAGCTTGAATCTCTTGCGGTAAACATCCCTGGACTTAAGCGTATCCGTTTCTTCATGACATTTGGCCAAAGTTACCTTACTCACCTAAAATGCCTTGAAAATGTAGGAATGACTTCTATTGAGCCAATTGAATTCGAAGGAAAACAAATTATTCCACTTCAGTTCTTGAAAGCTGTATTACCGGATCCTGCTTCACTTGGACCTCGCACTAAGGGTAAAACGAACATTGGCTGTATCTTTAAAGGGAAAAAGGACGGAAAAGAGAAAACATATTATGTGTACAATGTTTGTGACCATGAAGAATGCTATAAAGAAGTAGGTTCTCAAGCAGTGTCTTATACAACAGGCGTGCCTGCAATGATTGGTGCGGCAATGATCATGACTGGAAAATGGAATAAACCAGGCGTGTACAATATTGAAGAATTTGATCCAGATCCATTCATGGATGCATTAAACAAATGGGGACTTCCATGGAAAGAAAGCTTTGATCCAGAGCTTGTCGATTCTGAGCCAGTAAAATCAGTAGAACCGGAGCTAGCTCGTTAA
- the nspC gene encoding carboxynorspermidine decarboxylase: protein MRFEELPTPCYVVDEDLVEKNLKILNGVMERTGCKIVLAQKAFSMTTMYPLIGKYLSGATASGLFEARLGYEEMGKENHVFAPAYREDEIDEIISICDHIIFNSFSQLEKFKDKALQAGRKVGLRINPECSTQVGHEIYDPCSTGSRFGVKQEDFCPDLLEGVSGLHFHTLCQQNSDDLETTLNAVEEKFGQWLPQMEWINFGGGHHITREDYDIPRLEACIKRMQEKYGLEVYLEPGEAVALNAGYLITSVLDLHKNGIDIAILDTSATCHMPDVLEMPYRPPLFGSGDAGEKPFTYRLGGQTCLTGDVIGDYSFDQPLKSGDRLVFGDMAIYSMVKTTTFNGMPLPAIAVKDKDGDCRVVRQFGYQDFKMRLA, encoded by the coding sequence ATGCGATTTGAAGAATTACCAACACCATGCTATGTAGTCGATGAAGATCTTGTAGAAAAAAACCTAAAAATCCTGAACGGAGTCATGGAACGTACAGGATGTAAAATTGTTTTAGCACAAAAAGCATTTTCTATGACAACAATGTATCCCCTCATTGGAAAATATTTAAGTGGTGCAACAGCAAGCGGTTTATTCGAAGCACGTCTAGGTTACGAGGAAATGGGCAAAGAAAATCATGTCTTTGCCCCTGCCTATCGTGAAGATGAAATCGACGAAATTATATCTATTTGCGATCATATTATCTTTAATTCCTTCTCACAGTTGGAAAAGTTTAAAGATAAGGCTCTTCAAGCTGGCAGAAAAGTCGGCTTACGCATCAATCCTGAATGTTCTACACAAGTTGGCCATGAGATCTATGACCCATGTTCAACAGGTTCTAGATTCGGTGTAAAACAGGAAGATTTTTGTCCCGATTTGCTTGAAGGTGTTTCAGGACTTCACTTCCACACTCTTTGTCAGCAAAACTCTGACGATTTAGAGACAACTCTAAATGCAGTGGAAGAAAAGTTCGGACAATGGCTGCCACAGATGGAATGGATTAACTTTGGCGGCGGTCACCATATCACAAGAGAAGATTATGATATTCCAAGATTAGAAGCTTGCATTAAGAGAATGCAGGAGAAATACGGTTTAGAAGTCTATCTTGAGCCAGGTGAAGCCGTTGCGCTCAATGCCGGCTATCTAATCACATCTGTACTTGATCTCCATAAAAATGGAATCGATATTGCTATTCTTGACACTTCAGCAACTTGTCATATGCCTGATGTATTAGAAATGCCATATCGTCCTCCTCTTTTCGGATCAGGAGACGCAGGCGAGAAGCCATTTACGTATCGACTTGGCGGACAAACTTGTCTTACAGGCGATGTGATCGGCGATTATTCTTTTGATCAACCATTAAAAAGCGGCGACAGATTAGTTTTTGGTGATATGGCGATTTACTCCATGGTAAAGACCACAACATTTAACGGCATGCCATTACCAGCCATCGCTGTTAAAGATAAAGATGGAGATTGTCGCGTCGTGCGCCAATTTGGCTATCAAGATTTTAAAATGAGGCTTGCATAA
- a CDS encoding ABC transporter ATP-binding protein — protein sequence MTGTEKIRFERVTKTFTVRDTKQKGVMQEFTAVKDLSFTVKEGEFLTLVGPSGCGKSTLLDLLGGLSMPTRGRILIDGEKITGPGLDRGIVFQQYALFPWKTARGNIEFGLEAKGVPKYERRERAEHFLALVGLSHFADRYPHELSGGMKQRVAIARSLAFNPDVLLMDEPFAALDAQTRESLQSELLRIWEKTKKTIIFITHGIDEAVYLGERVVVLTPGPGTVKTIVDIPLKSRLEDADIRSHPDFVKARHEVWSLLHEHEYQGAHI from the coding sequence TTGACAGGTACTGAGAAAATTAGATTTGAACGTGTCACAAAAACTTTTACGGTTCGTGATACGAAACAAAAGGGTGTAATGCAAGAATTTACAGCAGTAAAGGATTTAAGTTTTACGGTAAAAGAAGGCGAGTTTTTAACATTAGTAGGTCCAAGTGGCTGCGGCAAATCAACTTTGCTTGATTTACTAGGCGGCTTATCAATGCCAACACGCGGACGCATTTTAATTGATGGTGAAAAAATTACAGGCCCAGGGCTGGATCGCGGTATTGTCTTTCAGCAATATGCCCTATTTCCATGGAAGACAGCACGCGGCAATATTGAATTTGGCTTAGAGGCAAAGGGTGTTCCAAAGTACGAACGAAGAGAACGAGCCGAGCATTTTCTTGCTTTAGTTGGACTTAGTCATTTTGCGGATCGTTATCCACATGAACTATCCGGGGGAATGAAGCAGCGTGTAGCGATTGCTAGAAGTCTAGCTTTTAATCCAGATGTCTTACTGATGGATGAACCCTTTGCAGCACTTGATGCCCAAACACGTGAATCCCTGCAAAGTGAACTTTTGCGTATTTGGGAGAAAACGAAGAAAACGATTATTTTTATTACACATGGTATCGATGAGGCAGTCTATTTAGGCGAACGTGTCGTCGTGTTGACACCAGGGCCTGGTACGGTGAAAACGATTGTGGATATTCCGCTTAAGTCACGTTTAGAGGATGCGGATATTCGTTCCCATCCTGATTTTGTGAAAGCGCGTCATGAAGTTTGGAGTTTACTGCATGAACATGAATACCAAGGTGCTCATATTTAA
- the ahpC gene encoding alkyl hydroperoxide reductase subunit C, giving the protein MSLIGKEVKPFTASAYHNGEFIQVTEENLKGKWSVVCFYPADFTFVCPTELEDLQNEYATLKELGVEVYSVSTDTHFTHKAWHDHSEAIGKIEYVMIGDPSQKISRNFDVLNEEEGLADRGTFIIDPDGIVQAVEVNADGIGRDASTLVNKIKAAQYVRNNPGEVCPAKWQEGSATLKPSLDLVGKI; this is encoded by the coding sequence ATGTCTCTAATTGGAAAAGAAGTAAAACCATTCACAGCATCAGCTTATCATAACGGTGAGTTTATCCAAGTTACTGAAGAAAACCTAAAAGGAAAATGGAGCGTAGTTTGCTTTTATCCAGCAGACTTTACATTCGTATGCCCTACTGAACTTGAGGACCTTCAAAACGAATATGCTACTCTAAAAGAACTTGGAGTTGAAGTGTATTCTGTTTCAACAGATACTCATTTCACACATAAAGCATGGCACGATCACTCAGAAGCTATTGGCAAAATCGAATATGTTATGATCGGTGACCCTTCACAAAAAATCTCTCGTAACTTCGATGTACTAAACGAAGAAGAAGGTCTTGCTGACCGCGGTACTTTCATCATCGATCCAGATGGTATTGTCCAAGCAGTCGAAGTCAATGCTGACGGTATCGGCCGTGATGCAAGCACTCTTGTTAACAAAATTAAAGCAGCACAATATGTTCGCAACAATCCGGGTGAAGTTTGTCCTGCAAAATGGCAAGAAGGTTCTGCAACACTTAAACCAAGCCTTGATCTTGTAGGAAAGATTTAA
- a CDS encoding FMN-dependent NADH-azoreductase, producing the protein MNVLVVKANNRPASEAVSSKMYETFMENVEGVNVTTYDVFAEDMPYFGQDLFNAFGKLESGEEMTDVEQRILAAKQKAMDALTAADVVVFAFPLWNLTIPAKLQTFIDYVYQAGFTFKYNENGQLVSLMTDKKAIILSARGGVYSTPEAAPMEMAATYIKNVVGGVFGMEIVNEVIIEGHNAASDQAETIIAEGLEKVKAVAKELSAVTA; encoded by the coding sequence ATGAACGTATTAGTTGTAAAAGCAAATAACCGTCCAGCTTCCGAAGCAGTATCAAGTAAAATGTATGAAACTTTTATGGAGAACGTAGAAGGTGTAAATGTAACAACTTATGATGTATTTGCAGAAGATATGCCTTACTTTGGTCAAGATTTATTCAACGCTTTTGGTAAATTAGAATCAGGCGAAGAAATGACAGACGTAGAACAACGTATTTTAGCTGCTAAACAAAAAGCAATGGATGCTTTAACAGCAGCAGACGTAGTAGTATTCGCGTTCCCATTATGGAACTTAACAATCCCAGCTAAATTACAAACATTTATCGACTATGTGTACCAAGCAGGTTTCACATTCAAATATAACGAAAATGGTCAATTAGTAAGCTTAATGACTGATAAAAAAGCGATTATTTTAAGTGCACGTGGCGGTGTTTACTCAACACCAGAAGCAGCGCCAATGGAAATGGCTGCTACTTATATTAAAAACGTTGTTGGCGGCGTATTCGGTATGGAAATCGTAAACGAAGTCATTATTGAAGGCCATAATGCAGCGTCAGATCAAGCTGAAACGATTATTGCTGAAGGTTTAGAAAAAGTTAAAGCTGTAGCAAAAGAATTATCAGCAGTAACAGCTTAA
- a CDS encoding LLM class flavin-dependent oxidoreductase, whose amino-acid sequence MTKKRMKLGAFFHLPGHHVASWRYPSTAANRIFDLDYLTELAQTAERGKFDMIFFADTFGQTPSERLATEVLKLDPLIILSALAAVTKNIGLTATLTTTYNEPFQVARKFSAIDHLSKGRAAWNVVTSSNERESLLFGKAKHLEHAQRYERAEEFVDVVKKLWFSVEEEALVIDKEKGKFLDLEKVHPVNYEGEWFKVQGTLDSPATPQGHPVIVQAGSSEAGKELAAKTAEVIFTAWQTLEEAQAFYRDVKGRLAKYGRKPEDLKIMPGVFITVAKTEEEAIAKRKELNSYISPEIGLEYLSNFFGVDLTGYDAEAPLPESVEFNDKTNPQIRYTIIRTLAERKNLKTLREVYEHIAGGRGHREIVGTPAQIADQLEEWFLNEGADGFNVMSPTFPDGLHDIVELVIPELQRRGLFRTEYESNTLRGNLGLSVPVSPSKKQIQRAGK is encoded by the coding sequence ATGACAAAAAAACGAATGAAATTAGGTGCATTTTTCCACTTGCCTGGGCATCATGTAGCGAGCTGGCGTTATCCTTCAACAGCGGCAAATCGTATATTCGATCTAGATTATTTAACGGAATTAGCGCAAACAGCCGAGCGTGGAAAATTCGATATGATTTTCTTTGCGGATACATTTGGTCAAACACCTTCAGAAAGGCTAGCCACTGAGGTCTTAAAACTGGATCCACTTATTATTCTTTCAGCACTTGCAGCAGTGACAAAAAATATTGGTTTAACGGCAACGTTAACAACAACTTATAATGAACCGTTTCAAGTAGCACGTAAATTTAGTGCCATTGATCATCTGTCAAAAGGGCGGGCAGCTTGGAATGTAGTGACATCTTCCAATGAAAGAGAGTCATTATTATTCGGTAAAGCAAAGCATCTAGAGCATGCACAGCGTTATGAAAGAGCTGAGGAATTTGTAGATGTTGTCAAGAAGTTATGGTTTTCCGTTGAAGAAGAGGCACTTGTCATCGATAAGGAGAAAGGGAAGTTCTTAGACTTAGAGAAGGTTCATCCAGTCAATTATGAGGGCGAATGGTTCAAAGTGCAAGGAACGTTGGATTCGCCAGCGACACCGCAAGGCCATCCAGTAATTGTGCAGGCAGGCTCTTCAGAAGCAGGGAAGGAACTTGCGGCAAAAACGGCTGAGGTTATTTTCACAGCCTGGCAGACACTTGAAGAGGCACAAGCTTTCTATCGTGATGTGAAGGGACGCCTTGCAAAATATGGTCGCAAACCTGAAGATTTAAAAATTATGCCGGGTGTTTTCATTACAGTAGCGAAAACAGAGGAAGAAGCGATTGCTAAACGAAAAGAATTAAATAGCTACATTTCACCTGAGATAGGTCTTGAATACTTATCAAATTTCTTTGGTGTAGATTTAACAGGATACGATGCAGAGGCACCACTTCCTGAAAGTGTAGAGTTTAACGATAAGACGAATCCACAAATCCGTTATACGATTATTCGCACTCTTGCGGAACGTAAAAATTTAAAAACATTACGCGAAGTATACGAGCATATTGCGGGGGGACGCGGTCATCGAGAAATTGTTGGTACACCGGCACAAATTGCTGATCAATTAGAGGAATGGTTCTTAAATGAAGGTGCGGATGGCTTTAATGTGATGTCACCAACTTTCCCGGATGGTCTTCATGATATTGTGGAACTGGTCATTCCAGAATTACAGAGACGCGGTTTATTCCGTACAGAATATGAAAGCAATACACTGCGTGGGAATTTAGGACTTTCAGTACCTGTAAGTCCGTCTAAAAAGCAGATACAAAGAGCTGGAAAATAG
- a CDS encoding SDR family NAD(P)-dependent oxidoreductase, which translates to MDFSNKTVVITGAGNGIGQGVALSYAEKGANVVLADIDETAGIQTVTRINEQGGEALFVQTDVRVEADIIRLMEAANQTYGQIDILINNAGKALFRSPYDLSIEEWDDVINTNLRSVFLGSREAAKYMRHNKDGGSIVNIASTRAVMSEPNSESYAATKGGIVAVTHALAASLGEDRITVNAISPGWIETGDYAKLSQIDHEQHLSKRVGKPDDIARACLYLTAKENDFVTGINLVVDGGMTRKMIYEE; encoded by the coding sequence ATGGATTTCTCTAATAAAACAGTCGTGATAACAGGAGCAGGAAATGGCATTGGACAAGGCGTTGCTCTATCTTATGCAGAAAAAGGGGCTAATGTCGTTTTAGCAGATATAGATGAAACAGCAGGTATACAAACGGTTACTAGGATAAATGAACAGGGTGGAGAAGCACTTTTCGTACAAACAGATGTAAGAGTGGAAGCAGATATCATTCGATTAATGGAGGCAGCTAATCAAACATATGGTCAAATCGATATTTTAATTAATAATGCAGGAAAAGCGTTATTCAGGTCTCCTTATGATCTATCGATAGAAGAGTGGGACGATGTGATTAATACAAACTTAAGAAGTGTGTTCTTAGGCTCACGTGAAGCGGCAAAATATATGCGTCATAATAAGGATGGCGGATCGATTGTCAATATTGCCTCCACAAGGGCTGTTATGTCTGAGCCAAATTCGGAATCTTATGCGGCCACAAAAGGTGGAATCGTCGCCGTCACACATGCGCTAGCGGCCTCATTAGGTGAAGACAGGATTACAGTAAATGCTATTTCTCCAGGTTGGATTGAAACAGGAGATTATGCAAAATTAAGTCAAATCGACCATGAACAGCATCTATCCAAGCGCGTAGGAAAACCAGATGATATTGCACGAGCTTGTCTATATTTAACAGCTAAAGAAAATGATTTTGTTACAGGCATTAACCTCGTCGTAGATGGTGGAATGACAAGGAAAATGATTTATGAGGAATAA
- a CDS encoding LLM class flavin-dependent oxidoreductase encodes MEIGISTFVETTPDVKTGEVISHTQRIREVVEEIVLADKVGLDVFGVGEHHRKDYAASSPAVVLAAAASQTKRIRLTSAVTVLSSADPVRVFQDFATVDAISNGRAEIMAGRGSFIESFPLFGYDLKDYNELFEEKLELLLKIRESEKVTWRGGHRPAIQNLGVYPRPVQNPLPVWIGSGGNSESVVRAGLLGLPLVLAIIGGRPIQFEPLVRLYKKAAARAGHDVSKLSVASHSHGFVAENTEVAADKFFPSTQQAMNVLGRERGWGPYTRATFDAARSLEGALYVGDPQTVADKIIYLRKNVGITRFMLHVPVGTMPHEDVMRAIELLGKEVAPKVREEVSRWERESEGKE; translated from the coding sequence ATGGAGATAGGTATAAGCACGTTTGTAGAGACAACACCAGATGTCAAAACGGGCGAAGTAATCAGTCATACACAGCGTATACGTGAAGTAGTTGAAGAAATTGTACTAGCCGATAAAGTAGGCTTGGATGTGTTTGGTGTAGGTGAACATCATCGCAAAGATTATGCGGCATCTTCTCCAGCCGTTGTGCTGGCTGCAGCTGCGTCGCAAACGAAGCGAATTCGATTAACAAGTGCGGTTACGGTGCTTTCTTCTGCAGACCCGGTGCGAGTGTTTCAGGATTTTGCAACAGTGGATGCGATTTCAAATGGTCGTGCAGAAATCATGGCAGGCCGGGGCTCTTTTATTGAATCATTTCCACTGTTTGGCTATGACTTAAAAGATTATAATGAGCTGTTTGAAGAGAAGCTGGAGCTATTGTTAAAAATTCGAGAATCTGAAAAAGTGACTTGGAGAGGGGGGCATCGACCAGCGATTCAAAATCTTGGTGTGTATCCGCGTCCAGTCCAGAATCCATTGCCGGTCTGGATTGGCAGCGGCGGGAATTCTGAGTCGGTTGTTCGTGCAGGTTTACTAGGATTGCCGCTCGTTCTAGCGATTATTGGCGGCCGTCCGATTCAATTTGAACCGCTTGTCCGACTTTATAAAAAGGCCGCAGCACGCGCTGGTCATGATGTATCAAAGCTTTCCGTCGCCTCGCATTCACATGGTTTTGTTGCGGAGAACACGGAAGTGGCAGCGGACAAATTTTTCCCTTCGACCCAGCAAGCGATGAACGTATTAGGACGAGAGCGTGGATGGGGACCGTATACCCGGGCTACTTTCGATGCTGCTCGCAGCTTGGAAGGTGCCCTGTATGTCGGGGATCCACAGACTGTTGCTGATAAAATTATTTATTTGCGAAAGAATGTAGGTATCACCCGTTTTATGCTGCATGTACCAGTTGGCACAATGCCTCATGAAGATGTCATGAGGGCGATTGAGCTGTTAGGTAAAGAAGTGGCACCTAAAGTTCGCGAAGAGGTATCAAGATGGGAAAGGGAGAGCGAAGGGAAGGAATAA
- a CDS encoding DoxX family protein: protein MISIGLLIIRLVVGVLFIGHGAQKLFGSFGGYGLKGTGGWFESIGMKPGVTMALFAGLAELIGGILFVLGFLTPLAGVIIAGTMVMAIVKVHGPSGLWATSNGYEYNLTLLAVAIGIALIGPGQYAVDAFLF, encoded by the coding sequence ATGATAAGTATTGGATTATTAATCATTCGTTTGGTAGTAGGTGTTTTATTCATTGGTCACGGTGCTCAAAAACTATTTGGTTCGTTTGGAGGTTATGGATTAAAAGGTACTGGAGGATGGTTTGAATCTATTGGCATGAAGCCAGGAGTAACAATGGCTCTTTTCGCAGGATTGGCAGAACTTATTGGAGGAATTTTATTTGTTTTAGGATTTTTAACCCCGCTTGCAGGAGTAATCATTGCAGGAACGATGGTAATGGCTATTGTGAAGGTACATGGTCCAAGTGGATTATGGGCAACATCAAATGGATATGAATATAACCTTACCCTGCTTGCAGTGGCTATTGGTATAGCGCTAATAGGTCCTGGGCAATACGCTGTAGACGCATTTTTATTCTAA
- a CDS encoding GNAT family N-acetyltransferase translates to MELKRITVDNDLKKAFQIRKEVFVEEQGVPVEAEFDEFDTLNGQCEHTLVYYEEQPVGTGRVRVVDGVGKLERICILAPYRKFGLGKVIIKALEEIAKEKGISRVKLHGQTQAEGFYEKLGYQASSDVFMEEGIPHVLMVKEL, encoded by the coding sequence GTGGAGTTAAAAAGAATAACAGTCGATAATGATTTGAAAAAAGCATTTCAGATTAGAAAAGAAGTATTTGTTGAAGAACAAGGTGTGCCAGTAGAGGCAGAATTTGATGAATTTGACACACTAAATGGACAATGTGAACACACTTTAGTTTATTACGAGGAACAACCTGTCGGAACGGGAAGAGTAAGAGTTGTTGATGGCGTAGGGAAATTGGAGAGAATTTGTATTTTAGCTCCGTACCGTAAATTTGGTCTTGGGAAAGTAATTATTAAAGCATTAGAAGAAATAGCAAAAGAAAAAGGAATATCTCGAGTGAAATTACATGGACAAACACAAGCAGAAGGTTTTTATGAAAAGCTTGGTTATCAGGCGTCATCCGATGTATTTATGGAAGAAGGTATTCCGCATGTTTTAATGGTAAAGGAATTATGA
- a CDS encoding DUF3219 family protein, whose amino-acid sequence MAKTIILNNYSISVKEYGEKKTKDGDLISVTFDVTSEDYHDVTTLLYKRAFDVKIPERNREFKGTIQQYSTSITNLYEKGNVGEFKLCLLEKS is encoded by the coding sequence TTGGCAAAAACAATCATTTTAAATAACTACTCTATTTCAGTGAAAGAGTATGGGGAAAAAAAGACGAAGGATGGCGATCTCATTTCCGTTACGTTTGATGTGACAAGTGAAGATTACCATGATGTGACAACATTACTATACAAAAGAGCATTTGATGTAAAAATCCCCGAAAGAAATCGAGAATTTAAAGGGACCATTCAACAGTATTCAACTTCCATTACAAATCTTTATGAAAAAGGCAACGTAGGAGAATTTAAACTGTGTTTACTTGAAAAAAGTTAA